One genomic region from Streptomyces sp. NBC_01431 encodes:
- a CDS encoding MarR family winged helix-turn-helix transcriptional regulator, translating into MDAEIEQVYAERGIEGVRPRFAYPLIRLAHTGPLTIRELAKSLDRSHSAISQTIAAMRKEDLVTSEPGPDARTRRIDLTERGRSLVPFLEAEWRATHATVAELDGEVPYAMTTVVEEVRRALERRSMRQRILHHLVEPPR; encoded by the coding sequence ATGGACGCCGAGATCGAGCAGGTCTACGCAGAGCGTGGCATCGAGGGGGTGCGGCCTCGGTTCGCCTATCCGCTAATCCGGCTCGCCCACACCGGACCACTGACCATTCGCGAGCTTGCGAAGTCCCTGGACCGCTCGCACTCCGCGATCAGCCAGACCATCGCCGCCATGCGCAAGGAGGATCTGGTCACCTCCGAGCCGGGGCCTGACGCCCGCACCCGGCGGATCGACCTGACCGAGCGCGGCCGGTCGCTGGTGCCGTTCCTAGAGGCGGAGTGGCGCGCTACCCACGCGACGGTCGCCGAACTGGACGGCGAGGTCCCGTATGCGATGACCACCGTTGTCGAGGAGGTGCGGCGGGCGCTGGAACGCCGGTCGATGCGGCAGCGGATCCTCCACCACCTTGTCGAGCCACCGCGATGA
- a CDS encoding MFS transporter, whose translation MRGRVHVRFLDTRPLRSSQPFRDLWIGTSVSQLGGQIANMAVLAQVWELTGSPVGTGAIGLATGLPMVLFGLLGGTLADTFDRRAVVRATTAGQLLAAAGLCAQALADNRNVLLLLALVAMGTSCSALGAPARRTFPVRLLPGDQVAAGLALTNVSFQAAMLAGPAMAGLIIAGWDFPAAYAAQALAMAVSMLAVIRLPVMRPEGADAAGGRRRPERGGWRIVLRRPTLWGSMATDLSATLLAMPIALFPLVNEIRFGGNPQTLGLFLSAVAVGGITAGLLSGTVTRWRRSGLVQLSAAGVWGLALACFGLAGPLWLALGCLAVAGAADTVSVVTRSALVQLETPDAYRGRVSSVEHVVGVAGPELGSFRGGLLASVTSAPFSLVFGGLSAILAVAAVAATNAPLRSYRTPPAAAKPPVPGVADAPAAAG comes from the coding sequence ATGAGGGGGCGTGTCCATGTCCGGTTTCTCGACACCCGCCCGCTGCGTAGCAGCCAGCCGTTTCGCGACCTGTGGATCGGCACCTCGGTCTCTCAACTCGGCGGACAGATAGCCAACATGGCGGTGCTGGCCCAGGTCTGGGAGCTGACCGGCAGCCCGGTTGGCACTGGCGCCATCGGGCTCGCCACCGGCTTGCCGATGGTGCTGTTCGGACTGCTCGGCGGCACGTTGGCCGACACCTTTGACCGCCGTGCGGTGGTGCGGGCCACCACCGCAGGTCAACTGCTGGCCGCCGCAGGGCTGTGTGCCCAGGCCCTGGCGGACAACCGCAACGTCCTGCTGCTGCTCGCTCTGGTAGCCATGGGGACGAGCTGCAGCGCTCTCGGCGCTCCCGCCCGGCGCACCTTTCCGGTCCGGCTGTTGCCGGGCGACCAGGTCGCGGCCGGGCTCGCGCTGACCAACGTCTCCTTCCAGGCAGCGATGCTGGCCGGCCCCGCGATGGCCGGGCTGATCATCGCGGGTTGGGATTTCCCTGCCGCGTACGCCGCCCAGGCCTTGGCCATGGCGGTCTCGATGCTTGCGGTAATCCGCCTGCCTGTCATGCGGCCCGAAGGCGCCGACGCGGCAGGCGGCAGGCGCCGGCCGGAGCGTGGCGGCTGGCGGATCGTCCTGCGCCGCCCGACGCTGTGGGGCTCGATGGCCACCGACTTGTCCGCAACGCTGCTCGCCATGCCCATCGCACTCTTCCCACTGGTCAACGAGATCCGATTCGGGGGAAACCCGCAGACCCTCGGCCTGTTCCTCTCGGCCGTCGCGGTCGGGGGGATCACGGCCGGTCTGCTCTCCGGCACAGTGACGCGCTGGCGCCGCAGCGGTCTGGTACAGCTGTCCGCAGCCGGGGTCTGGGGCCTGGCGTTGGCCTGTTTCGGTCTGGCGGGGCCGCTGTGGCTGGCGCTCGGCTGCCTGGCCGTGGCGGGCGCTGCCGACACCGTGTCTGTCGTCACCCGCAGTGCCCTGGTCCAGCTGGAGACCCCGGACGCGTACCGGGGGCGGGTCTCCTCGGTAGAACACGTCGTCGGTGTCGCGGGCCCCGAACTCGGCAGCTTCCGTGGTGGTCTGTTGGCGTCGGTCACCTCTGCCCCCTTCTCATTGGTCTTCGGGGGACTGTCCGCCATTCTGGCGGTCGCCGCCGTGGCCGCGACCAACGCCCCCCTGCGCTCCTACCGCACGCCGCCTGCTGCCGCGAAGCCGCCCGTCCCTGGAGTCGCCGACGCGCCGGCGGCCGCTGGTTAG